A section of the Campylobacter lanienae NCTC 13004 genome encodes:
- a CDS encoding CDP-glycerol glycerophosphotransferase family protein: MLNPLFNYYFSMGALYYHRNKNYQKALDCYIKANSYNKNNAKCIFKIGMCYFKMQDWNNAKTYIQNAIALNPNQKHWKKQLDQSQNHIESGGISRGKLWWKEVEDLKDEIATKGGNFVRYKNLAIALEMMLRFKEAAQAYSQALKTLQDLSGIDAEYYYKMGYCYEKGMENQSDLDLAKELYKKAISIDERLESNLYGIGVFHQNKNLWIEANKAYLEYYNDNISINHDDNMLYKIGMSFDMLYDWENAAIYYEKALEINYHRPYTHYRLGFVYERQKEYKKAAYCYQEAVARNSEHKPYWYYRLGYCLNKLGKFEEANKAFIDMEIFQRQPKYTNNLSKNHAFVQKMTYVEFNKNESIKDNIILYQSHTAKYMSCNPYAIFSYLLQNNDFKHFTHIWAIQDLNDIPSRFKKIKNIIFVKTGSVLYLKYLASAKYLINSGNFFRFFTRREGQKYLNTWHGIPWKHLGKDIKTGFMPFEVTQKDFLQSTHIISPNRHTSDVLLKKYDIENIYTGICYESGYPRIDLTLNLDSNRAKEIKDILKIKNNQKVVLYAPTYRNSFESGNINFKKLISDIKIFQTCGYKVLFRGHYVLENKLLEQGIDFVPRNIDTNELLNIVDVLISDYSSISFDYMVLDRPIIYYVYDYNEYEKDHGLYFDIRMISSIFCKTAQEVLNILKDDNRLEKCKPNKEIKNMFIANEDGQATQRVVDMFFLNKIDKEKVYKVQDQSKINMLIYPGSLDVNGITSSFINFINYIDTDRYDISIAVDVWLLKNDQNKLNNINKIKDKVHILGNPNILSMDYEEEYILTHPVFKIRRYNDKQEQIMQSIFERDFRCLYGDSKFDVLINFDGYGELWISRFAYSKSPAKKLIYFHSDMQAEFLLKFPYLEKCFNLCRYFDKILSVSNLLNEINSSFLHKKYGIASDKFSFINNIIDYQNIIFKKNWSLKNKDEKIIFDSRYRIFITIGRFSKEKNHIALIESFKEIHKKHKDIRLVIIGDGPLKGQMDKIIKKLNMSNVIFLLGRKENPYSYLNKANYFILPSLHEGQPIVILEALVLQKPIIASDIAGCRDVLNNRGGILVKTSKEGFMHGIQCALDNKIPIKQFNYIEYNDKILSEFDKLLEARTIKDYKPKKIYDSPCIIMAKPDGFGMRIFSLIAGLVLSKKTELPFYFKWEPVEDVIGNKYEMFNAKHNLSFSIGDEKLIFDNEFLDKHLIFDKQISNNHGFMIHNTKRTFEDIKKGPYENPWGWYAPSIGGGIISNWIENYSQEECYADFAKAYKEITFSKEFALIQKNASNIAKELGHFIAIHIRGADIIFSSTYKKASLYGFIGDKYFPYEIALELIQEKIDKQTKILIFTQDIKASKILIDSVGRCNIYLADEFAKSYSDLTQRAFFEMNLMSYADIIYTPGISLQKSAFSQVPSCIAGIKKDISFHDVYTLNEQYEILKKNILKLNIDSLYHSMAYFRLYQLSLKINGYNSKTLEYLLQAKKQDNDNIAWDLNMLDFYLHNNNLKAVESWLKENLQEKYQDIFDTLFMHSGLVYKYHISQYLKLNLSKQYPYIVYLIMKLAEYRKDGKKYKQALEILEKYNKDIINDLGV; encoded by the coding sequence ATGTTAAACCCTCTATTTAATTACTATTTTTCTATGGGAGCTTTATACTATCATCGTAACAAAAACTATCAAAAAGCACTTGATTGCTATATTAAAGCGAATTCTTATAATAAAAATAATGCTAAATGTATTTTTAAAATCGGAATGTGTTATTTTAAAATGCAAGATTGGAATAATGCAAAAACATATATTCAAAATGCAATAGCATTAAATCCAAATCAAAAACACTGGAAAAAACAATTAGATCAATCTCAAAACCATATAGAATCTGGCGGCATATCCCGTGGAAAGCTTTGGTGGAAAGAGGTAGAGGATTTAAAAGATGAGATTGCAACCAAAGGCGGGAATTTTGTAAGATATAAAAATCTTGCTATTGCTCTTGAGATGATGTTAAGATTTAAAGAAGCTGCACAAGCTTATTCTCAAGCATTAAAAACATTGCAAGATTTATCTGGTATTGATGCTGAATATTATTATAAAATGGGTTATTGCTATGAAAAAGGCATGGAGAATCAAAGTGATTTAGATTTAGCAAAAGAGTTATACAAAAAAGCAATATCCATTGATGAAAGATTAGAATCAAATTTATATGGAATAGGTGTATTTCATCAAAATAAAAATTTATGGATAGAAGCCAATAAGGCATATTTAGAATATTACAATGATAACATATCAATTAATCATGATGATAATATGCTATATAAAATAGGAATGAGTTTTGATATGCTTTATGACTGGGAAAATGCAGCTATATACTACGAAAAGGCATTAGAGATTAATTACCATAGGCCTTATACTCATTATAGATTGGGTTTTGTTTATGAGAGACAAAAAGAGTATAAAAAAGCAGCTTATTGTTATCAAGAAGCTGTAGCTCGCAATAGCGAACATAAGCCATATTGGTATTATAGATTGGGTTATTGTCTTAATAAATTAGGCAAATTTGAAGAAGCAAATAAGGCATTTATAGATATGGAAATATTCCAGCGTCAGCCTAAATACACTAATAATTTATCTAAAAATCACGCATTTGTACAAAAAATGACCTATGTTGAATTTAACAAAAACGAATCCATAAAAGATAATATAATTTTATATCAATCCCATACTGCTAAATATATGAGTTGTAATCCATATGCAATTTTTTCTTATTTATTACAAAATAATGATTTTAAGCATTTCACACATATATGGGCAATTCAGGATTTAAACGATATACCAAGTAGATTTAAAAAAATAAAAAATATTATTTTTGTAAAAACTGGAAGTGTGTTATATTTAAAATATTTAGCAAGTGCTAAATATTTAATAAACTCAGGTAATTTTTTTAGATTTTTTACTAGAAGAGAAGGACAAAAATATCTAAATACATGGCATGGGATACCTTGGAAGCATTTGGGTAAAGATATAAAAACTGGATTTATGCCTTTTGAAGTAACTCAAAAAGATTTTTTACAATCCACACATATAATATCACCTAATAGACATACATCAGATGTATTGCTAAAAAAATATGATATAGAAAATATATATACAGGAATATGCTATGAAAGCGGATATCCAAGAATCGATTTAACTTTAAATTTAGATAGTAATAGGGCTAAAGAAATAAAAGATATCTTAAAAATTAAAAATAATCAGAAAGTTGTTTTATATGCACCAACTTATAGAAATAGTTTTGAGAGTGGAAATATTAATTTTAAAAAACTAATTTCTGATATAAAAATATTCCAAACTTGCGGATATAAGGTGTTGTTTAGAGGGCATTATGTCTTAGAAAATAAATTGTTAGAACAAGGCATTGATTTTGTTCCAAGAAATATAGATACTAATGAACTTTTAAACATTGTTGATGTTTTAATTAGTGATTATTCATCTATTAGTTTTGATTATATGGTTTTAGATAGACCTATTATATATTATGTTTATGATTATAATGAGTATGAAAAAGATCATGGTTTGTATTTTGATATAAGAATGATTTCATCTATATTTTGCAAAACAGCTCAAGAGGTTTTAAATATTTTAAAAGATGATAATAGGCTAGAAAAATGCAAACCAAATAAAGAAATTAAAAATATGTTTATTGCAAATGAGGATGGTCAAGCTACTCAAAGAGTGGTAGATATGTTTTTTTTAAACAAAATTGATAAGGAAAAAGTATATAAAGTACAAGACCAGAGCAAAATTAATATGCTTATTTATCCAGGTAGTCTAGATGTAAATGGAATAACATCTTCTTTTATTAATTTTATAAATTATATTGATACAGATAGATATGATATTAGTATTGCTGTAGATGTTTGGTTGTTGAAAAATGATCAAAATAAACTAAATAATATAAACAAAATAAAAGATAAAGTTCATATTTTAGGAAATCCAAATATTTTATCAATGGATTATGAAGAAGAGTATATTTTAACGCATCCTGTATTTAAAATTAGAAGATATAATGATAAGCAAGAACAAATTATGCAATCAATTTTTGAAAGAGATTTTAGATGCCTATATGGAGATTCTAAATTTGATGTATTAATTAATTTTGATGGCTATGGAGAATTATGGATATCTAGATTTGCATATTCTAAAAGCCCTGCTAAAAAGCTTATTTATTTCCATAGTGATATGCAAGCAGAATTTCTCTTAAAATTTCCATATTTGGAGAAATGTTTTAATCTTTGTAGATATTTTGATAAAATACTTTCAGTTTCTAATTTATTAAATGAGATTAATTCTAGTTTTTTACATAAAAAATACGGTATTGCGAGCGATAAATTTTCATTTATTAATAATATAATTGATTATCAAAATATTATTTTTAAAAAAAATTGGTCGCTTAAAAATAAAGATGAGAAAATTATTTTTGATTCTAGATATAGAATTTTTATTACTATTGGAAGATTTTCAAAAGAAAAAAATCATATAGCCTTAATTGAATCATTTAAAGAGATTCATAAAAAACACAAGGATATAAGGCTTGTAATTATTGGCGATGGTCCATTAAAAGGGCAAATGGATAAGATAATTAAAAAACTTAATATGTCTAATGTTATTTTTCTATTAGGTCGCAAAGAAAATCCATATTCATATTTAAATAAAGCAAATTATTTTATTTTACCTTCATTGCATGAGGGACAGCCTATTGTTATTTTAGAAGCTTTAGTCTTGCAAAAACCTATTATTGCATCAGATATAGCGGGATGCAGGGATGTTTTAAATAATAGAGGTGGCATCTTAGTTAAAACATCTAAAGAAGGATTTATGCATGGCATACAATGCGCTTTAGATAATAAAATACCTATAAAGCAATTTAATTACATAGAATACAATGATAAAATTTTAAGTGAATTTGATAAATTATTAGAAGCAAGAACTATAAAAGACTATAAGCCAAAGAAAATTTACGATTCTCCTTGTATTATAATGGCCAAACCAGATGGTTTTGGAATGAGAATTTTTTCATTAATTGCTGGATTAGTTTTATCTAAAAAAACAGAATTACCATTTTATTTTAAATGGGAACCCGTTGAAGATGTCATTGGAAATAAATATGAGATGTTTAACGCAAAACATAATTTATCCTTTTCTATAGGAGATGAAAAATTAATATTTGATAATGAATTTTTAGATAAGCATTTAATATTTGATAAACAAATCAGCAACAATCATGGCTTTATGATACATAATACAAAAAGGACTTTTGAAGATATTAAAAAGGGTCCTTATGAAAATCCTTGGGGATGGTATGCTCCAAGTATAGGTGGAGGTATAATTAGTAATTGGATAGAAAATTATTCTCAAGAAGAATGTTATGCAGATTTTGCTAAGGCTTATAAGGAAATTACATTTTCAAAAGAATTTGCTCTTATACAAAAAAATGCTAGTAATATCGCAAAAGAACTAGGGCATTTTATCGCTATCCACATAAGGGGTGCCGATATTATATTTTCTTCAACTTATAAAAAAGCTTCGCTGTATGGCTTTATTGGAGATAAGTATTTTCCTTATGAAATAGCTTTGGAATTAATTCAAGAAAAAATAGACAAACAAACAAAAATTTTAATTTTTACACAAGATATTAAGGCTAGTAAAATTTTAATAGATAGTGTTGGACGATGCAATATATATTTAGCTGATGAATTTGCTAAATCATATAGCGATTTGACACAAAGAGCATTTTTTGAAATGAATTTGATGTCTTATGCAGATATTATTTATACTCCTGGTATATCTTTGCAAAAATCTGCCTTTTCTCAAGTACCATCTTGTATTGCTGGAATTAAAAAAGATATCTCATTCCACGATGTGTATACCTTAAATGAACAATATGAAATACTTAAGAAAAATATATTAAAGTTAAATATAGATTCATTATATCATTCTATGGCGTATTTTAGACTTTATCAATTATCCTTAAAAATTAATGGCTATAACTCTAAAACACTAGAATATTTACTACAAGCAAAAAAACAAGATAATGATAATATAGCTTGGGACTTAAATATGTTAGATTTTTACTTGCATAATAATAATTTAAAAGCAGTAGAATCATGGCTTAAAGAAAATTTACAAGAAAAATATCAAGATATATTTGATACATTATTTATGCATAGCGGTCTTGTTTATAAATATCATATATCTCAATATTTAAAGCTTAATCTATCTAAACAGTATCCTTATATAGTTTATTTGATAATGAAGTTAGCTGAGTATAGAAAAGATGGTAAGAAATATAAACAAGCTTTAGAAATATTAGAAAAATATAATAAAGATATAATTAATGATTTAGGGGTATAA
- a CDS encoding adenylyltransferase/cytidyltransferase family protein encodes MKRVLTFGTFDLFHYGHLMILQRAAGLGDELFVGVSSDALNFSKKNRYPIYSQMERMEIIKSLKCVTEVFLEESLELKREYLLKYNANILAMGNDWEGKFDEFKDIVDVVYLPRTPSISTTELIEKIRV; translated from the coding sequence ATGAAGCGTGTTTTGACATTTGGGACATTTGATCTATTTCATTATGGTCATTTGATGATTTTACAAAGGGCTGCAGGTTTAGGAGATGAGCTATTTGTAGGAGTATCATCTGACGCATTGAATTTTTCTAAAAAGAATCGCTATCCTATATATTCTCAAATGGAAAGAATGGAGATAATTAAATCTTTAAAGTGTGTAACTGAAGTGTTTTTAGAAGAGTCCTTGGAGCTAAAAAGAGAATATTTACTTAAGTATAATGCCAATATTTTAGCAATGGGTAATGATTGGGAAGGTAAATTTGATGAATTTAAAGATATAGTAGATGTCGTTTATCTACCTAGAACACCTAGTATATCTACTACAGAATTAATAGAAAAGATTCGTGTATGA
- a CDS encoding glycosyltransferase family A protein yields MSDKSVGVIVPIYNTSQYLDKCLNSISSQTYKNIKIFLIDDGSTDKNVDKIIRSYITTDARFTTTKIPNSGQGVARNLGIEHFLNIDKTDYILFVDSDDYIDENCIEELIVNVGDSDFIWFDFRYKFINSKPHNHPTSIENYNLQNKTIISNKECLELSQK; encoded by the coding sequence ATGAGCGATAAAAGCGTTGGCGTGATAGTGCCTATTTATAATACTAGTCAATACCTAGATAAATGCCTAAATTCTATATCTTCACAAACTTATAAAAATATTAAAATATTTCTCATAGATGATGGTAGCACAGATAAAAATGTAGATAAGATCATCCGATCTTACATCACAACTGACGCAAGATTTACAACCACTAAAATACCAAATTCCGGTCAAGGTGTGGCTAGAAATTTAGGTATAGAGCATTTTTTAAACATAGATAAAACAGATTATATACTCTTTGTCGATTCTGATGACTATATAGATGAAAATTGCATAGAAGAATTGATAGTAAATGTTGGTGATTCTGACTTTATATGGTTTGATTTTAGATATAAATTTATCAATTCCAAACCACATAATCACCCAACTAGTATTGAAAACTATAATCTTCAAAACAAAACCATCATCTCAAATAAAGAGTGCTTAGAATTAAGCCAAAAGTAG
- a CDS encoding IspD/TarI family cytidylyltransferase, whose translation MEVIALIIAGGIGSRMGQAIPKQFLTVYDKPIIAYTMEKFENHPEIDIIAVVCLDGWEHILESYAKQYKITKLKHIFPAGAVGQESIKNGIMGLAEHYGDDNIVLIHDGNRPNLSKDIITECIDVTRRYDNAITCIPCQEAMLETQDGVSSKSSYPRDNLKRTQTPHGFKLGIIKNAHKKAAELNITNSIASCTLMIEIGEKVYFSKGSEKNIKLTTLEDMDIFRALLIGDKNDN comes from the coding sequence ATGGAAGTAATTGCGCTAATTATTGCTGGTGGTATTGGATCAAGGATGGGGCAAGCGATTCCTAAGCAGTTTTTAACAGTTTATGATAAACCAATTATCGCTTATACTATGGAAAAATTCGAAAATCATCCAGAGATAGATATTATAGCTGTTGTATGTCTTGATGGATGGGAGCATATATTAGAGAGTTATGCTAAACAGTATAAGATTACCAAATTAAAGCATATCTTCCCTGCAGGAGCCGTTGGGCAAGAATCAATTAAAAATGGAATTATGGGTTTGGCAGAGCATTACGGAGATGATAATATTGTTTTAATTCATGATGGCAATAGGCCAAATTTATCAAAAGATATTATTACCGAATGTATTGATGTGACTAGACGATATGATAACGCTATTACATGCATACCATGTCAAGAAGCTATGCTTGAAACTCAAGATGGAGTATCTTCTAAATCATCATATCCTAGAGACAATCTAAAACGTACCCAAACACCACACGGGTTTAAGCTTGGAATTATAAAGAATGCCCATAAAAAAGCTGCGGAATTAAATATCACAAACTCTATAGCTAGCTGTACTTTAATGATAGAAATAGGAGAAAAAGTTTATTTTTCAAAAGGATCTGAAAAAAATATTAAATTAACAACTTTAGAAGATATGGATATATTTAGAGCCTTATTAATTGGAGATAAAAATGATAACTAA
- a CDS encoding NAD-dependent epimerase/dehydratase family protein gives MITKIQIDEYNKISQLLNYDFTNKKFLITGANGLIGSYLVDYLSFAGAKVYAMSRSIDKLKFRFNNQNIKLIEQDLNEPLKINDKFDYIIHAASNAHPLAYSQDPVGTMKANLFGTMNLLELAKKSNSKFLYLSSGEIYGNNIDHDFTEDDLGVVDTKIARSCYPESKRAAETLCVSYCDQFGIHTNIARLCYVYGHTITDDNSRADAQFLRNALLGKDIVMKSKGAQRRTYCYVADAVSALLFILLNGVKSEVYNIANPHSIATIAQYAQILANIANVNLKFELPDEIEQKGYSKQADSVLSAQKLINMRWKPLYDINVGLEHTFRIKKELINA, from the coding sequence ATGATAACTAAAATCCAAATAGATGAATACAATAAAATTAGCCAACTATTAAATTATGATTTTACCAATAAAAAATTTCTAATTACAGGAGCAAATGGATTAATTGGTTCATATTTAGTTGATTATTTGAGCTTTGCCGGAGCTAAAGTATATGCTATGTCAAGATCGATTGACAAGCTTAAATTTAGATTTAATAACCAAAATATTAAATTAATAGAACAAGATTTAAATGAGCCATTAAAAATTAATGATAAATTTGATTATATTATCCATGCTGCTAGCAATGCTCATCCACTTGCATATTCACAAGATCCAGTTGGCACTATGAAAGCTAATTTATTTGGAACGATGAATCTTTTAGAATTAGCTAAAAAATCAAATTCGAAATTCTTATATCTTTCTAGTGGTGAAATTTATGGAAATAATATAGACCATGATTTTACAGAAGATGATTTAGGGGTGGTTGATACTAAGATAGCACGTTCTTGCTATCCTGAATCTAAAAGAGCCGCTGAAACTCTGTGCGTATCATATTGCGATCAATTTGGAATACATACAAACATTGCTAGGCTGTGTTACGTATATGGACATACAATTACTGATGATAACTCTAGAGCAGATGCGCAATTTTTAAGAAATGCTCTTTTAGGCAAAGATATAGTTATGAAAAGCAAAGGTGCTCAGCGTAGAACATATTGCTATGTAGCTGATGCAGTTAGTGCCTTGCTTTTTATATTATTAAATGGTGTAAAATCTGAAGTTTATAATATCGCAAATCCGCATTCAATAGCCACAATAGCCCAATATGCTCAAATTTTAGCAAATATAGCCAATGTAAATCTTAAATTTGAATTACCAGATGAGATAGAGCAAAAAGGATACTCCAAACAAGCAGATTCTGTTCTATCAGCTCAAAAGCTGATTAATATGAGATGGAAGCCACTATATGATATAAATGTTGGCTTAGAACACACATTTCGTATCAAAAAGGAGTTGATAAATGCTTAA
- a CDS encoding glycosyltransferase family 2 protein codes for MPKISIILPIYNVELYLKECLDSLINQTLKDIEIICIDDKSTDNSLSILKEYANKDNRIIVLEQEINQGPGVARNRGIDIAKGDYIMFCDPDDWYELNACEICYDKISKGDNDIAFFSLNRYLDDTGELEPNTKRLTHFHKYFDLDSINVDECPEYYLPTMFPFTNIYSKNFLNKYNIRFGSSYSYEDHIFTMSSLLHAKKFIAINNILYNYRIRNNSETSKSSQRYGDLIAANQYSINKIYQYKQDMSNNHINIFLKCRIALTLYWYRHISRSLTKKDKKIFYTEIRNFFIEIKNNFDISNLKDILSKQNYNDFHSMISHPYWHRQIFYVFKRALSYKNHSDGKSRIVNFLGFKWKYHKGFWINYQWIKKLWWVFPTKSSRTDFKKICDQITSAQKLDKDMRELPRIQAKIIKRLRGKKQLKVLFLVSENSKWKAQSLYDEMEKSDKFEPMITINIADYQLKLDVEEQKEIVLQNYQLFKNTHKTVLAYDLDNGKNLDLAIFKADIIFYQQPWGISKIQSYIKTSKESLLCYIPYHAPNYGNKWLDTAQPLFKYLFRYYIANEFYKNIFSAWSGLSNIKATGHTMLDYFLNNQERNEVSKGRYIIYAPHHSISGGRQQIGTFLQNGELILEYAKNHPEITWAFKPHPTLKFKLIQETNWDNQKIEWYYNEWEKIAKCCYDSSYIDLFFDSKALITDCGSFLTEYFCTKKPIIHLISNNCQMHPVPPFKKIIDTFYKVYDNDELISTLDRVILQNDDYKKEERLKALEESKLLESNAAKNIINDLEKSIWGKDNESKL; via the coding sequence ATGCCAAAAATTTCAATAATATTACCAATATATAATGTAGAATTATATTTAAAAGAGTGTTTAGATAGCTTAATAAATCAAACTCTTAAAGATATAGAGATAATATGCATAGATGATAAATCTACTGATAATAGCCTATCTATACTTAAAGAATACGCCAATAAAGATAATAGAATAATAGTTTTAGAACAAGAGATAAATCAAGGTCCAGGAGTAGCTAGAAATAGGGGTATCGATATAGCTAAAGGTGATTATATAATGTTTTGTGATCCTGATGATTGGTATGAACTTAATGCTTGTGAGATATGCTACGATAAAATCAGCAAAGGCGATAATGATATAGCATTTTTCTCTCTTAATAGATATCTTGATGATACAGGCGAATTAGAACCAAACACTAAAAGATTAACACATTTTCATAAATATTTTGATTTAGATAGTATAAATGTAGATGAATGTCCAGAGTATTATCTTCCTACAATGTTTCCGTTTACAAATATATATAGCAAAAATTTTTTAAATAAATATAATATTAGATTTGGCTCTTCTTATAGTTATGAAGATCATATATTTACCATGTCTTCACTTTTGCATGCCAAAAAATTTATTGCTATAAATAATATTTTATATAATTATAGAATTCGCAATAATTCTGAAACTTCTAAATCAAGTCAGAGATATGGGGATTTAATTGCTGCAAATCAATATTCAATTAATAAGATATATCAATATAAACAAGATATGAGCAATAATCATATAAACATATTTCTTAAATGTAGAATAGCTTTAACCTTATACTGGTATAGACATATTTCTAGATCCTTAACCAAGAAAGATAAAAAAATTTTTTATACTGAAATAAGAAATTTTTTTATAGAAATAAAAAATAATTTTGATATAAGCAATTTAAAAGATATTCTTAGTAAGCAAAATTATAATGATTTTCACTCTATGATATCTCACCCATACTGGCATAGACAGATATTTTATGTATTTAAAAGAGCATTGAGCTATAAAAATCATAGCGATGGTAAGAGTCGTATTGTAAATTTTTTAGGCTTTAAATGGAAATACCATAAAGGATTTTGGATAAATTATCAATGGATTAAGAAATTATGGTGGGTATTTCCTACCAAATCTAGTAGAACAGATTTTAAAAAGATTTGCGACCAGATTACATCTGCCCAAAAATTAGATAAGGATATGAGAGAGCTGCCAAGGATTCAAGCAAAAATTATTAAAAGATTACGAGGTAAAAAGCAGTTAAAAGTTTTATTTTTGGTTAGTGAAAATTCTAAATGGAAAGCCCAAAGTCTATATGATGAAATGGAAAAATCTGATAAATTTGAGCCGATGATAACTATCAATATAGCAGATTATCAGCTTAAACTAGATGTAGAAGAACAAAAAGAGATAGTATTGCAAAACTATCAGCTATTTAAAAATACACATAAAACAGTATTAGCTTATGATCTAGATAATGGAAAAAATTTAGATCTTGCCATATTCAAAGCGGATATTATTTTTTATCAACAACCATGGGGAATAAGTAAAATTCAATCATATATAAAAACTTCCAAAGAATCTTTATTATGCTATATTCCATACCATGCTCCAAATTATGGAAACAAATGGCTTGATACAGCTCAACCTTTATTCAAATATCTATTTCGGTACTATATAGCCAATGAATTTTATAAAAATATTTTTTCTGCTTGGTCAGGACTTAGTAATATAAAGGCTACCGGTCATACTATGCTAGATTATTTTTTGAATAATCAAGAGCGCAATGAGGTTTCAAAAGGGCGATATATAATCTATGCGCCACATCATTCTATATCTGGAGGTAGGCAACAGATTGGAACATTTTTACAAAATGGTGAATTAATTTTAGAGTATGCTAAAAATCATCCAGAAATAACCTGGGCATTTAAACCACATCCTACATTAAAATTTAAGTTAATACAAGAAACCAATTGGGATAATCAAAAAATAGAATGGTATTATAACGAATGGGAAAAAATAGCAAAATGTTGTTATGACTCTAGTTATATAGATTTATTTTTTGATTCAAAAGCTTTAATTACTGATTGTGGTTCATTTTTGACAGAATATTTTTGCACCAAAAAACCAATTATACATTTAATATCAAATAATTGCCAAATGCATCCAGTGCCTCCATTTAAAAAAATCATTGATACATTCTATAAAGTATATGATAATGATGAGTTAATATCCACCCTAGATAGAGTGATATTGCAAAATGATGATTATAAAAAAGAAGAGCGATTAAAAGCCTTAGAAGAAAGCAAGCTACTTGAAAGTAATGCAGCAAAGAATATTATTAATGATTTAGAAAAGAGTATTTGGGGTAAAGATAATGAATCAAAGTTATAA